The DNA region AATGCACGGATAACATCCTTTCAAAATGGTCCCTAAAATTTGACTCGCAACTCAATTTAACCTCCAAAATTTCAATCGATCTAATTTGTACCCTAAAATTTTGAGTTGTGACTCAATTTAGTCATTCTATCTATTTACGTCACTAGAAAGCTGATGTGGCAAAAATATTATAAGCACCAATTTAGCTCTTTGGAATTTGAACATAAAAACTTAGACGGTGCCCTAAATCTCCCAAATTGAGTCACTACTTAAAATTTTAAGGAACAAATTCgatcaattgaaaatttgatgactAAATTGAGTTGGAGTTAAATTTCAGGAGCCATTTTGATTATTAATTCCtgataaatattttacaatttttttcttcttctagaaTTTATTATAGGTCTTAGTTAATTCAACAAATCAGATCATTGAAATTATTGTATTATTAGTTGgaattttctctttttaactATAGGTATTGTGTCAAGAATAAATTAGCACATGAACTAaagcataatatttttttagagttaaaaataACAAATAGTGATAGCaaattaatgtaaattaaaaaGACCAATTAAATTTAtacaagatatgattttttggTAACTATACAAGATACGATTTGAGAAAAGCACTATATCAATCAaatcatttaatttataaaagtaaGTATATAACAAACATTTTGATCGGTTGTTTGttatttcaaaatctaaaaatttaaatttgagctcttaattatttcaaaaaaagtttcaatttttttatttttagtttttaaaatatttctatttcttctttttgcgACATGATAAATCACTGCTTTTCAGCTTCTCAGATCCCCAGTTGATTTTATCATAAAGGTCAACAATAGACAATAATTTTTTCCGAATACAACATACAATTTTCATCGTACTTACTTTTCAAAGAgcaattcttctcaaaatctcaaaAGGTGCTGAGTTAAAATCTCATTATAACTAAgactatattttatattaattttttcttctaaaaaaattttgataatggCTACTTAGATGTGAATGAATTAAAAGATgattttcaattaatttaaaaaaaagttaagtattctattttaaattcataaatttataaaaaaaatttcaaaatctgaACTAAAACATAAAATCCAACATTTTATtatgagttttatttttttatattttatttaaattaaaataaaaatatttttattgatatttatatttaaagTTATTAGagacaacaaaaaatatttaaaattaatggattaacttaaaaataaaaatatcaatacgttactaaaaataacagaaaatgtgCATTGTATCTCCTTTATTCGTATCACATTTTCTTTCTAACTCTATTAGTAATTtttgagtaaaatatatttttgtttctgatatttgtaactttttttaattattcttaatatttaatttattttaatttattcttaatattaatagtatttagaaaaaatataaatattaagaacaaaatacATATTTTATCTATAACTTTTTCTTTCCTAATTTCATTGGCTACGTGAAATTAGGTGAATAATTTGTTTTTAGATCGTTCATGcccaaaacaaagaaagaaatattttttttgattcgCAGACTATCTCTTTTGGCATTGTTATTAAGAATAGactaaaatcacaagattttgtcAAAGCACAAcaattataccacaaagactcatCACTCAACAACCAAGACACATAAAATAAAACAAGCAACTCATACGCATATTACCTACAAttttattaaatcaaaatttcttttaaatagAATGAGATAAAtataagattttaattttgatgtatcgacagtataaaatattttacaaaatcatGTAATTACAGTCatttttttagatgattattcacgtagttaatataaaagataattatttttgctaatccAACCTTATTGGATACAcgtgtaaaaataattttatactgttagtgtattaaaattaaattataaatatagcgATTCAATTCCAACTAACGAGATAAGGTTGgagaataaattttgataataatttttataattatttaggaGCAATGCTTGGGGCCAACAACTTTTGTTATTGGTAGCCAGCAAATAGCAATCAATgagatttaatggtgtgagattgaggtgagatttcatccaatgactcacatttctctgctggttatatgctgactaaaattcaacaaaactgctGGCTTCCTAAACTTTTccattatttatttcaataattaatacatttattttatttatttaaataaaaatatttgtattttatccttatttttatttaaaaaaacttttttctAAAAAGAATCacttaaatatttttgaaaaaaacctCACCAAACAAGTCCTTATTCCTAAACCCTCTCACTCTAAAATAGATTTTCCAGTTAGAAAGTAAGAAAGCTGAACTTTCACACCGCACAACCAAATTAACATCCCAATAATTAGAAGCCAAATCAAATTAAATCGAATCCCTTCTCTATCTCTTCTTCTACCGTATTTTCCGTCCATCACACAGCAAAACATTCTCTCCACAAAACTTTTCCGACAGCCCCACCGCCACCACCACCCATGGACGAGTTTCCACCGTCACCGCCACCTCCACCTCCTCCTATGACCCTGGACGGAGCTGAAAACGACGCAGTTTTCGCCAAAACGCTCGTGCTGAGCAAACGCGAAGTAACCGCTCGTCGGCTCCGCCGAACGAGGCAACTCAGACGGTGCTACAGAGGGCACTACTGGGCTCTAATGGAAGAGATCAAGTCCAAGTATAAGGAGTATTATTGGACCTACGGTAAGAGCCCCTTCAAGGAAACCAGCGGCGTTAACCACGCTGTCGTTTTGGGCGACGAGAACAATAAGAACGCAAACGGCGGCAACGAGAGGAACAATAATGCCGCTTTGGGAGTTGGAGGAGACGACGTCGTTCGGTGCGCTTTTGGTGGATGTAAGATTAAGGCTATGGCGCTTACTAGGTACTGTCACGCTCACATACTTTCGGATCCCAAACAGAAGCTCTATCGGGGATGCAGAACCGTAGCTAAAAAGTGAGTTCTTTCTTACTCCAAGtttttttttcttgcaatttttgcTTTGGTTGATAGGTTTTCTTGCAATTTGAAATTATTTGAagtattgtatttttaattttttgctttTTATGTTCGTTTTCATGTTGtgcttttttcttttagttgaatagaTGAATGGAATTCTTTTATCATAATGCGTGAGGTTTGGAAAAGATGGGTTAAAGTTTCAGAGAAGTAACCTGCTTTGTTTGTGGTTTAGTGTTGCATGATAATTTTGCACTTGTTGATGCTGGGTTAGGAGACCAATCCCCATGGTATCCTTACCGCGTAATATTGGGAAAGGAAACTAATTTAAGTATGTCAGGCTTACTCTCCAAGGTATCCTCACCTCGAGTCTTCTCAGGTGGGAGTGTGTCTCTATCACAATGCAAAACCATTGATGATAGATAATTAGAAGTGTCTGGtaatatgtatatttaatttCCTTGTGTTGAAAATGTGCACTTTACCCCTCTGTAGTGCACCTCAACGTTACAGCATAGTTTCTGAATGCAAATGGCGGCTCATGGTGGAGAGCAAAAGTTCTGCCATAGGATTATGGCGAATGGCGTTGTGAGAAATGGTGGAAATGTTAGATAGGACTGAAAATACATGTATATCCACAAAATGCAGAAAAGCTGCACATGTAATAGATTATAAAATGTAAGCAATATAAGCAACCTTTTACTCGTAAGGGTGCAATTAATTCAGCTAAGCAACAAATAAAGACGACATTAAGTCAGAAAGCACAAAAATACAAAGACATAAGAGCTTAAGTGCCAACTATGGCATAGTCAAATACTAAAAACTCAAAAGAAACACCAAAGGCATTGTCTCAACTCTCATCTTGTATTTAAACTAACAAATGAAGTATCTGGATTGGCTAgagatgaaatggaagaggaacgAACGCCAAGAAAAAGACTAAAAATAAAACTGATACAGTGTATTGAACAATTGTAACAGAAGCAGAGTCTTGAAAAGAGAGCGGAGAGAAAATTTGGAAAAAGGAAAACCACCTAGAGTGGAGGAGGAGAGCCAACTGGTGGCAGCGGTGATGCCTTGATAGCTTCTTTCTCAAGCAGCAGTAGTATTGACTTTCTTCCTAAAGGTCTGGATGGTTGCatagtttgatttaattaatAATCACTATCTACATAATTTGTTTGTTTTGGTAAAAGTCaagcattttttatttagaaaattttatttagcaCAGACAACCCATACAAAGTAATACAGATGACATAAgatgcttttatatatatatatatataatgctgtCCTGATTGCTGTCATTCATTGGCTGAAAATGCAACTACTTTCATAATTATCTCATTATACCAAACATTTATTTTAAATGGTAACCCTATTGGTCAGTTTGTTTTATGCTTTATGCTCACCTCAATCTTACTTAAGTTCTTGGAGAAAACCATGTTTTGGACTTATGGATGCTTTGCTTACTAAAAGAATATCTTATTTTGTATTCAGTAGTGTCATATGACACTTGCTTACCAGCTATGCATACTAGTTTATGGATTCAAGCTAACTAAAGAATCCAAGCATTGCACTATATTGGTCAACAATGTCTTGCAAATAGTTTATTCTTTGGTTGCATACAGAAATATCACTATCACCTGAAAAACTCACACCACATCTGTTGACTTCTGTTCCTGATCTAATTGTACATCATGGAAGCATAAATGCATAAAGTTTCACTTCACCTTCTACCACGGTTTCTAGATTCCATAGAGACAACTTCCTTATCACAAGTTGTGTTTGTGAATTGAGGATTTGGAAGGGAAGGGAGCTCCTGGAAAGGCTTGATGATTAATTATAAGTCTGATTTCTAATTCAATTCATTCCTTCCCTCTCTTTCCCGTTATTGCTGCACAGGATTGCCAATTAGCACTCCCTAGAAGATTCTACACAGTTCGAACTACCAACTCAGGGAGAGGAAGTCTCTCCAGTTTCTAACAGAATTCACAACAGAAAATGCATAGTAAACTAAGCTAACTATAACCTAGCTATTTATAGGCAGTGAGGAATAGAGTCTAACTAACTTATCAGCCAGCTGGACCATGCTAACAACAACTAAAACTGCCAGTTAACTGCTACTTACCTCTCCTTTTGTAACACAGCCCGAACCTGTTAGTAGTAGGCGCCTCTCTATCAATTTCACTTACAAACATACCCTTCGAGTTTTTTATCCCTACTTGCTGTTCAAGTATGAGAAGCTTTGTTTGTAATTGGTACTATGTTCTTAATTTTAAAGTCTGAAATCTTAAAGAgaagtctagggggccagcagattttgtggtttttagccatcaattagccatcaatgatgtttttaatggtgtgagattacatctaagggtgtagaatcattcaatttgcttttgatggttaagtgctgaccagaatttaacaaaagtgCTGGCTCCCTAGCACTTCTCAATTTTAAAATTGATGCTTTGCCCTTTTCTATTTTGATGTATCAAAATATTGCTGTCCTAATTCCTATGCATAATAATTACCATTTTCTCAGACAGACAAATTTACTGATAAAGGTTTATGGCTCTATGCAGTTTGCCAACAGGGCCTTCATATTGTAATAAACCAGTGTTGAGGTCTGTGGTTCCTGCTGCTTGCACAACTCATTACCAATTAGGTGAAAAGTGTCTTCTTCGTGCTGTAAAAAGGGCAGGCTATAATGTCCCAATTAATCGTAAGCCTAATGTGAAGTTACATGTAGTAGTTAATGAATTTGTTCGCCAAATCCAAAATAAACGAAAAGTTGCATTGAAAGCAGCTGTATCTAAAGTTGAGACTCAATAAGAAACAAGGTTAAGTTTCTTATTGTTTAGAAGATGATTGATTGTCTAAAGACATTGCATGGTGTTGGGCATATTCCAATATCTAGGAGAAATTGGTTAATGATTTGGTGTTGAAGGATGATCAATAAGAAATGTACTTAGATGTCTGTACATCATAAGTATTCCAGGtatgtcatttttttttcttttcttgtttagacACATATTTTGACCCTATGAGCAGCATTGCAATATTTCAATTGTTGATTGTTACTAATAACCAGAATTTCTTGACATGGATTAAGAATCCTTTTGTGAATCAATGAGAACAGCAGTAAGCCATAATTAGTTCATTTGATACGTTGAAAGTTTTGGGGTTTACTTAATGACTTATTGATCATTTGACAATATTGCACTAGAGACTTTCTACTGCTGCAAGAATGTCAAAATGATAACTTGAAACTGAAAGGTTCAACTGTTCCATTCAATTTCAAAGCTCTCTTGACTAGCTACATGTTTATAAGGATTAGTGGATGTGCTTGACAGTTTTGTTATTTTAGTTCTTGCACTGCAAATGCTCCTTAGCTCCTCTAAAGCAGAAAAATTTAATTTAGAGGGAAAAGATGGAAACTTGTGAAATCTCAGTTTTTAGTGATAAAACAAATGGTTGATGTTATGATAAATTGAAATCACATGCGTAACTAAGCCCGTGTTTGTCAGAATCCACTCAATTTTGTCATTAAGATATTCCTAAAATTTGTAAGTTCAAGTGAGCTCCTTACCTTAGAGGAGCTAAAATCCATTCAGTAGTATATAAAAGCTGGTTTTTAGAAGTAGGTGAACCTGGGTGGATACTTTTAATGTTCTTTAGGAGCATATTGCATAAACTGCTCCCTTTTCTATGTACGGCGAGAGTGTTAGAAGTAGAATTTATAGTTATATCCTGATGCATAACATGAATTGAAAGGACCAAATAGTCCATAAATTGACTTGTAAGGCTTTTTACGTTTTACTCTTTAACTCTACAACATAAGAATATAAGTTAGTAGTACTATCACTACTGGTATAAACAGAATCTGGAAATATTTATAAGCACCAAGTGGGAAAGGACTTCTGCTATTATTTTTTTACTGTTGTTGTCATTGTAATAGTTGTGTTGCTCAAGTAAAATGGATTAAGCCAATTCACCTTTGAATTAGTTGAAAATTTAGTTTAGGTATGTTCATGATATTGTGTTGGAATTAAATGATTATGACAAGTGAGTAATATGTTAAACTGTGTTTGTTTCTGAGAACATGACAAGACAAGTTATTAAGAACAAGACACaaaggacagagacacaaaattgtgtttttatgttctgtttggtgataaattataacaaatttgataagaaaaatataataataaaaaaatataatcataaaaaattaacaaaaataacaaaaaataaaataaaaaataagttgtgtctcttgttagtgtctctgtgtccttCATGTCAGGAtggatacaaaatacactaattcagtgtttcTGGATACATTGTCTCTGTCTATGTCTAATCTGTTAAACACGATTTTATGTCTCCGTGTTCCGTCCctgaaaacaaacgcagccttattAATGTGGATTTTACTGATGAAATTTTGGTTTGCACTGACCTGAGCCACATTTATGTGTTAACTTGGTACACTGATGAGCTGTGTTTGGCATTCATCATGGGATTATAGGTTTCCAAAATAGGGTATTAGGTATTGGCAGCAGAAATTGACCTATGTCCAGTGCCTTCAGGGGGAATTGAGTGGTTTAGTCTTGCCTCTAGCTGTATAACGCATCCATTAAGGTAGAAAGTAGCTAAATTCCTTTTCTTGGTTTGATTTTTTCTATGAAATATGGCTTAATATTTTCCTAAGTAATCAAATCCATCATCATACTGCATGACCCAACTATCTCAATCAACCTATGTGCATCTGTCATAGCATTGCTCTATGCCTGCCCTTGTTGGTGACTGTGTCGTCCCTCATCTGCTGTTCAATTTCAACGGCATGATATGTATTATGAATTGCCCCCATTACGATAATTATTGTTGTTTAGAATTCATCATTTTGCTGCATTTGGATTCAGTAGAACATGGGCAGTATACTGCAAAAAGTTTCTTATACTCATGCATTATATGAATTTTAAGTTCTGAACATATTGACTGCATGTGAAGAAGTAATAGATTGATTCTTTCCAAATTTTATGATTCCATTGTGTTTGGGATTTGGTTGGTAGCATTTCGAAACTGTCTCTTGTACAAAAACACAGAGACAATGAGTACATAAACCTATTTGGTAGCTTAGACAGGTATAAAGGCAACTAGGTTTTTCTATCCTCCCAAAAAGTAGGGCAATGGAGATAGGACACTGAAAAAATTTCACACTTCTCTTGGGATCGATCTTCATCTTTGTTTGTCTCTATCTTTGCATCTGTTGTTTCACTGTTCTTATATTTGTATCCCAAGGGAGTTTCTAAACACTACTTAGTGAAGTGAAGATGCTACCTTCTCTAAATAATTTATGATTGGATCTCATTACCACTTTTTTTTTGTTACGAGTGCCATTGAATCTTATTTGATTGACTAGTAGATCATGGAGTTCTAGTCTTAATGTATATATAATCACACTTTTATTTGTGGTTTAAATACGATTTTCGTCCCAAAAGATATTGTAGATTTTGATTTTGCTccttacatatatttttttttattaaggtctatttttttttctaaaaagttGGGTTGACACTATTATTTTGTTTGGTTTTCAGTCTCTGTATAATTCGTTTTAAGTCcttaaaaattataatgatttgGTCTAAATCATTTTGGATAAAACCATATTTTCTACAATTTATCTAGTCTTTTAATTTTAAGGTAGTAAAatcaattgatatttttttttgaaatatttggaCTAACGTGAATATGAAATCTTCTAAGAGTCAACCAAATGTTCTTAAAATTTAGACTAAAGACCAATCCCTTTTCCCCCTTTGTttaaagatgaaaaccaaattcacgaTATTTATAatgatataaatatatttaaagctTTGATCCGTAGAATAATGTATAAAGCTTTTactttttgtatttataaaaataaaataaaaaattatattacagACATTGCAATTCATACATAAGGATATTCTTCTTCATGCAACTTAGATCGCAATATATCATTAATGTGAGTGTGGCTTATGAATTTGCGATTTTGATCGCCAAACTGTACATATTAAACCCGAAAATCTAGTTTAACTTGTTATAAAATTTGGTGAGAATTATGTATCAATTCAAACAGAAAGAGAAGGATCATGTGAATGTGTATGACCTACTTGCGAAGATTCAATGAGATGAAAGTAGGTGTCTAACAATTTTACCTTCATGTTTGTTTCATGTTGGtccaaattaaaataaacaagggGTGGACTGTAGAAGTAACTCGGCCAAGAAGAAACTAGATTTTGTATTTGATCCATTTcttgtttcttatatatattgtgTTAAAAGAGTCATACACTTTAAGCAACTTGAGCTAGTCGGAGTAGTTAGCTCACTCATCTGCTTAAATAAGTATCGAAAGTTCAAATTTCGTCTTATATATACAATAATTCATTAGCTAGTGGCAAATATCATACACTTTTTCTTAAATTGTTTAGGctcatttaattataatttcataaattaagaatttactttt from Arachis hypogaea cultivar Tifrunner chromosome 10, arahy.Tifrunner.gnm2.J5K5, whole genome shotgun sequence includes:
- the LOC112715374 gene encoding uncharacterized protein isoform X1, whose protein sequence is MDEFPPSPPPPPPPMTLDGAENDAVFAKTLVLSKREVTARRLRRTRQLRRCYRGHYWALMEEIKSKYKEYYWTYGKSPFKETSGVNHAVVLGDENNKNANGGNERNNNAALGVGGDDVVRCAFGGCKIKAMALTRYCHAHILSDPKQKLYRGCRTVAKNLPTGPSYCNKPVLRSVVPAACTTHYQLGEKCLLRAVKRAGYNVPINRKPNVKLHVVVNEFVRQIQNKRKVALKAAVSKVETQ
- the LOC112715374 gene encoding uncharacterized protein isoform X2, giving the protein MDEFPPSPPPPPPPMTLDGAENDAVFAKTLVLSKREVTARRLRRTRQLRRCYRGHYWALMEEIKSKYKEYYWTYGKSPFKETSGVNHAVVLGDENNKNANGGNERNNNAALGVGGDDVVRCAFGGCKIKAMALTRYCHAHILSDPKQKLYRGCRTVAKKSRVLKRERRENLEKGKPPRVEEESQLVAAVMP